A single window of Streptomyces sudanensis DNA harbors:
- a CDS encoding DinB family protein, with protein sequence MLRWQFDLTWALFTYHLERIEPDDFLWEPVANCWTMRPAGDGTWVPDWAESEPDPVPLPTVGWLSWHIGWWWSTALAHVRSHTPPERTGVVWPGAGGPTVAWLNGLRVDWLEALDRLTDADLASAAPFPWGNDPRYTVAHMVAWVNAELMKNVAEIGQLRLQRAADGPAAAMD encoded by the coding sequence CTGCTGCGCTGGCAGTTCGACCTGACCTGGGCCCTCTTCACGTACCACCTGGAGAGGATCGAACCCGACGACTTCCTGTGGGAACCCGTCGCCAACTGCTGGACGATGCGCCCGGCCGGCGACGGGACGTGGGTACCGGACTGGGCGGAGAGCGAGCCCGACCCCGTTCCCCTACCGACCGTCGGCTGGCTGAGCTGGCACATCGGCTGGTGGTGGAGCACGGCCCTCGCCCACGTCCGCAGCCACACGCCCCCGGAGCGCACCGGCGTCGTCTGGCCGGGCGCGGGCGGCCCGACCGTCGCGTGGCTGAACGGTCTGCGGGTGGACTGGCTGGAGGCACTGGACCGGCTCACCGACGCCGACCTCGCCTCGGCCGCCCCGTTCCCATGGGGAAACGACCCCCGGTACACCGTCGCGCACATGGTCGCCTGGGTGAACGCCGAGCTGATGAAGAACGTCGCGGAGATCGGCCAGCTCCGCCTCCAGCGCGCCGCCGACGGCCCGGCGGCGGCCATGGACTGA